AAGGGGACATCATTCCCGTTATGGGAATTGTCCATGACAGGCTCACGGTGGAAATTGCCAGAGGCTGTACGAGAGGGTGCAGGTTCTGTCAGGCAGGATATATCTATCGCCCCGTAAGAGAGTTGAGCCCGGGTAGGGTGATCGAGAGAGTGTTAAGGGGGGTTGAGAAAACCGGATATGAGGAAGCATCTCTTCTTTCTTTGAGTACAGGCGATTATTCGGCAATACAGGTTCTCCTGCCCCTTATTACGAAAATGCTGGAGAAATACCGTACGGCCGTTTCTCTGCCATCCCTTAGAGTTGGAACCCTTACGGAAGAAATGATCGGGGCGATCAAAAGGGTAAGGAAAACGGGGTTTACTCTGGCTCCCGAAGCCGGTAGCGAAAGGCTCAGAAGGGTTATAAACAAAGATATCAGCACAGATGAGCTGATGACTACGGCGGAGAAGGTTTTCAAATCGGGATGGAAGCTGTTAAAGCTCTACTTTATGATAGGCCTGCCTGCAGAAAGAGAGGATGATCTTGAGGGCATTGTGTCTCTCTGTCGGGAACTCTGGAAACTCGGGAAACCCCACCGGGCAAGATTAAACGTATCCGTTTCCACCTTTGTTCCCAAGCCTCATACTCCTTTTCAGTGGTGCGGTCAGGCTTCCAGAGAGGTCATTGCCGAAAAATTGGCCTATCTTAAGGATCGTCTGAGGCGCTTTAGAGGGGTTACCCTTAAGTGGCACGATCCGGGGCAGAGTTTCTGGGAAGCCGTTATGGCACGAGGTGACAGGCGTCTTTTCGACGTAATTTTAAGGGCCTGGGAAAAAGGCGCTCGCATGGATGGATGGACAGAGCAGTTCAGGGAAAACATCTGGTACGAAGCTGCGGCAGATTTCGGCATATCGCCCGGAGAATACGCCCTGAGAAGCATCGCCTTTGAAGAAGTGTTACCCTGGGACCATTTATCAACCCTTGTGGATAAACAATACATTTTCGAAGAATACGGAAAGGCGCTCTCCGGCGAGTATACCGGTGACTGTCGTTATCGGGGCTGTACCGGTTGCGGTGTTTGTGATTTCAGGGAGATAAAGCCGGTGATCTGGGGTAACGATTCCCTGAAGCTTGAACTTGAAAGGAAGTACGAAAAAGAGCGAATGCACCTTGATGGTGAAGTCGGGGAATTCTGGTATCGATTTTACTATGTAAAAACGGATCTCGCCCGTTTCTTTTCTCAAACGGACCTTCAGCGATTGCTGGCACGAGCGGCCCGTAGAGCGGCTATTCCACTCGCCTATTCTAAAGGATTTCACCCCCATCCCAGGATATCCTTTGTGGATGCAGTACCCGTGGGCATGGAAAGCCTCTGTGAAACCGGCTACCTGGCTCTGACGCATAAGATGGATCCTGAGGAGATTCTTAAGAGATGGAATTCGGAACTGCCGGGCTCTGTAGAAATTGCACGGGTGTGCGAAGTGCAGGGAAAACCGACCATACATATCCCCGAGGAGATGTGGTATCGGGTTGAAGGGCTTGGAGATGAAGAGGTTCTTACGCTGTCACGGTGGCTGAATAGCCTGTCAGATAACGATATCCTTGAGGTGCCCAAGGCGAAGGGTATCAGAAAGGTGTTGTTGAAGGATGTGATGATGGTTATGGAATTTACCGGGAAAAATTCTATTCTGGTTGGCCTTAGAACGAAGGAAGGACTTATCGTCAGGCCGCAACATATTCTCAGACATGCAGGTATTGACGAAGAAAGGATAGCGGAATTGAGAATGGTCAAAGTTGGTTATGAGAGACCGAGAGAGTTGACTCACGAGGTGTTCAATGCCTTGTGAACTGATTATCAATGCAGCATCTTACGAAACCCGGGTGGCTCTCGTTGAAGATGGTCACGTTGCAGAGTTCTACATTGAGCGAAGGTCCGATAAGACCATTGTCGGCAACATCTATAAGGGACGGGTGGTAAAGATTCTGCCCGGTATGCAATCGGCCTTTGTTGATATCGGCCTTCCTAAGGCGGCCTTTCTCTACGTAGGGGATGTGTGTTTCACTCCGGACGAAGTCTTCATGGACGCCTTTGTCGATGAGATGGAAAACGGGGTGGACAAGGATGAAGGGGTTTCTCTTGAGACCGGTTTTGATAGGGAAAGGCCCTCCTGTGTTCCGATAGAAGATCGCCTTAGAGAAGGTCAGGAAATTCTCGTGCAAATTTCCAAGGAGCCTCTGGGAAACAAAGGAGCAAGGGTCACGACGCACCTGACAATTCCGGGGAGGCATCTCGTGCTGATGCCCATGGTCAGGCACGTTGGAGTCTCCCGGAGAATAGAGGATGAAACGGAAAGGGAAAATCTTCGTGAAATGGTTCGTTCCATGAAGCCTCCGGAATACGGCTTCATAGTCAGGACTGCCGCGGAGGGGGCCGACAGAGAGAAACTTAAGGCAGAAATGGAGTTTCTTCTAAAACTCTGGGAGGGAATTCAAAAGAGGGCGGCTGCCTCGCCCGTTCCTTCTCTCGTGCATAGAGAACTGGATATTGTTCTCAGGGCGGTTAGAGATCTTTTCACCCGGGAAGTCGAGCGGGTGGTGGTGGATTCCGAACGGGAATACAACAGAATTATTCGCTTTGTGGATTCTTTTATGCCCTCTCTGAAGTACAGCGTTGAGCTCTACAACGGAAGCCGTCCCATTTTCGAAGCCTACGGCATAGATGTGGAAATTCAGCGTGCCCTGAACAAGAAGGTGTGGTTGAAATCAGGCGGTTACATAGTGATAGAAACCACGGAGGCCCTAACGGCGATAGATGTCAACACGGGCCGCTATGTGGGAAAGAGGAACTTTGATGAAACCATATTGAAAACAAATCTCGAGGCCGTCAAGGAGATAGCCTATCAACTGCGGCTGAGAAATATCGGTGGGATAATAATCATAGACTTTATCGACATGGAAAAGGGTGCGGACAGGGAAAGGGTATTTCAGGCTCTTGTTGAGGCCGTCAAGAAGGATCGAAGTAAAACCAAGGTTCTGAGAATGTCAGATTTTGGCCTGGTGGAAATGACGCGAAAACGAACCCGTGAAAGCCTTGCGAGGCTTCTGCAGGAGCCCTGCCCTTACTGTGATGGTACGGGTTACGTGAAGTCCCGGCAGACGGTCTGCCACGAAATACTCAGAGCTCTTGAAAGAGAGAGGAAAGAGCTTTTGGGAAGGAAGGTCCTTATAAGAGCTCATCCGGACGTTGTGGCTCTTTTCTACGACGATGAGCGTCAGGCCTTTGAGGAAGCCGAAGAGGCCTTAATGGGCAGGATCTATCTTAAAGGAGAACCCGACTTTCATGTAGAACAATACACTATTGAACCTCTGGATGCTTCTACAAAAGAAGGGGGTCTTTCGGAGGCTTGAGACAGATGTCGGTAATTGTGGCGATTGCCCGAAAGCTTGAATCCAGACGAAGCGTCAAGTGGATTGTTTACGGTAGCATTATCGGTGTTGTGAGCGCCCTCGGAGCCGCCTTCTTTTTCGTCTGTCTGGAATGGGGCAAGTTTTTTTGTTTTGAGTACCTGGCGGGATTTAAGTTGACTCATCCTGCGGGGGAGCATCTCGTACGCAGGGAGGTTTCTACCGAATTCCGAAGGTGGCTCATGGTGTTGCTTCCTGCAATAGGCGGGTTGATTTCGGGCTTCATCGTCTATACCTGGGCTCCTGAAGCGGAGGGTCACGGTACCGATGCCATGATCGATGCCTTCCACAACCGTAAGGGCCTGGTCAGATGGCGGGTGCCCTATGTAAAAAGCCTTGCATCAATTGTAACGCTGGCAACAGGGGGTAGCGCCGGTCGTGAAGGCCCGATAGCTCAGATAGGATCCGGTTTTGGATCCTGGCTTGCCCAGGTTTTGAACCTTAGCGCCCGGGACCGAAGAATAATGCTTCTGGCGGGATGTGCCGGTGGACTGGGCGCAATATTTCGTGCGCCTATTGGCGGAGCGCTCACGGCCGTTGAAGTTCTCTACCGTGAGGATTTTGAGTCCGAAGCAATAGTTCCCTGCGTCATATCTTCCGTGGTGGCCTATTCACTTTTTACCACGGCATTCGGATTTCAGCCCATCTTTGATATTCCCCATGTTAGGTTTACCAACCCGAAGGAGCTTCTTTTGTATGCGATGCTTGCACTGATATGTGTTCCCTTCGGATTTCTCTACGTAAAGTTTTTTTACGGCCTCAGAGACCGTTTTTTTCGGCCTTTGCCGTTAAAAAATCATTTTAAGCCGGCATTGGGCGGTCTGGTCGTGGGACTCATAGGACTCGGGTTTCCTCAGGTCCTCAGCGGGGGTTACGGCACAATACAGCAGGCTCTTTACGGTCAGTTAAGTGTTTCTCTGATGTTTGCCCTGGCCTTCATGAAAATTATGGCAACCTCTTTTACCATATCGTCAGGAGGGAGCGGTGGTGTCTTCGGCCCTTCACTTTACATAGGCGCCATGATCGGTGGTGCCGTGGGGCATCTGGGCAATATCCTTTTTCCCGGTGTCGTAAGCCATCCCGGGGCATTTGCCCTGGTGGGTATGGGTGCTTTTTTTGCCGGGGTTGCCAAAGCGCCTCTTGGAGCACTTATGATGGTAAGTGAGATGACCCAGGGTTACGGTCTGCTGGTTCCGCTGATATTCGCCTCGACCATCACGATGATCCTTTCTCAAAAATGGCACCTTTACGAAAAACAGGTGCTTAACAAATTCGCTTCGCCTGCTCACAGGGCCGAGGCGGTGGTTAACGTTCTGCAAGGGCTCACGGTAAGAGATGTCTGTCCCACCGACCGGTCCGTGACGATGCTTCCTATCGATATGACCCTGGGCGAGCTGAAACGGTTGATGGCCAGAACCGACGAAACCTTCTTTCCCGTTGTGGATCAGTCATTCCGCTTGAAGGGGATACTGGCGCTTCCGAGAATACGGGGAGTGGTTCTGGAGGAAGACGTCCTGTCCGATCTGGTCGTGGTAGGGGAACTGATGTCGGATCCGGTTTTCATAAGATGGGACGAGAGCCTGGATCAGGTGCTGATAAAATTTCTGAAATCCGGCTATTACAGACTTCCGGTGATAAATGATGCCGGTGAATTTGAGGGAATGTTTGGGCTTGATGAGCTGGTTTCGGCTTATCATAGTGAAATAACCCGTTTGAAAGGGGAGGAGTAGAAAGGTGACCGTGGAGAAATCGAAAGAGCTTTACGAAAGGGCCTGCTCTGTTATGCCCGGTGGTGTAAACAGCCCGGTAAGATCCGGAAAGGCCGTGGGAAGCATTCCCGTTTTTGTAAGCAGTGCTTCGGGTGCTTATATCTGGGACGAAGACGGCAATCGATACGTTGACTACGTCTGTTCCTGGGGACCGCTTATACTCGGCCATGCTCATCCTGCTGTGGTCTCGGCGATTAAAGATGTTGCAGAGCGGGGCACGTCCTACGGTATTCCCACAAAGCTTGAAGTGGATATGGCCGAACAGGTTGTGAAAATGGTTCCGTCGGTGGAGATGGTAAGATTTGTCAACTCCGGCACAGAAGCCACGATGAGTGCTCTTCGCCTTGCCAGAGCAGTTACAGGCAGGAAGAAAATTGTGAAGTTCGGAGGTTGTTACCACGGTCACAGTGACTGTCTTCTGGTCAGCTCCGGATCGGGAGTGGTCACGCTGGGAATTCCCGGAAGTCCCGGGGTACCGGAAGAAATCGTCACCCATACCGTGTCGCTTCCCTATAATAACCTGTCGGCAGTGGAAAAGGTATTCGATGAGATGGGAAAGGAGATAGCCGCGGTCATCGTTGAACCCGTTGCCGGTAATATGGGAGTCGTTCCACCGGAAAAGGGGTTTTTGGAGGGATTGAGAAATCTTTGCGACAGGTGGAGCGCTCTTTTAATATTCGACGAAGTAATAACGGGTTTTCGTTTATCTCCGGGTGGAGCACAGCGGTATTACAACGTTATGCCCGACATAACCTGTCTGGGGAAGATTATCGGAGGAGGTCTCCCTGTCGGGGCTTACGGGGGCAGGTCTGAAATAATGAGGGAAGTTGCTCCTTCGGGGAAGGTCTATCAGGCGGGAACACTTTCCGGAAATCCTCTGGCAATGGCCGCCGGTCTTGCGACCCTGAAGATTCTCGAAACCCCCGGTTTTTATGAAGACCTGGAAAAGAAGTCGGCCTATCTCGAGAAAGGGCTTAGAGAGGCGGTGTCGGATGCGGGGGTTGAGATGGTGCTTCAGAGGGTGGGGTCTATGGGTTGCGGTTTTTTCCGGAGCGGTGCGGTGAAAAACTTTGAAGATGCCATCAAAAGTGACACTAATGCTTACGCTCTTTTCTGGCGTGGGATGCTAGAAAATGGCATCTATCTGGCTCCTTCCCAGTTTGAAGCTTTTTTTGTGAGTTCGGCCCATAGTTATGAGGACCTGGACCGCACAATTGATGCGGCTCGAAAAGTTCTTAAGAACATGAGAGGAAAAAAAGATTGACGCATTCAGAAAACCTGTGTTAGTAAGCGTTGTGAATAATTACACGAAGTAGGTCTTATGAAAGAAGAGACTAGGCGCTATGTAAGGCAACTGGTCAGGGCCTCGGCCGTAGGTTTTTCGGTTGCCTTTGCGATTTTTATCGGCGTGGGTATCGGCTTCTGGCTGGATACCAGCTTCGGGACCTGGCCGTGGCTTACGGTGATTTTTATGATTTTCGGTATAATTGCGGGTTTCAGAAATTATTATCGCTTTGCAAAACGCCAGCAAGATGAGGAACGTCGGGGGCTGTGACGGAAGCGGGTTATGAAATAGTCCGGAAAGTAAAGATTCTGCATGTGCTGCTGGGTTCGGCCAGTGTGGTGGTTGTGAGTTACCTTTGGAAGGGGGCGGCACTGAGCGTTTTCCTTGGGTGGGTTCTGATGGCCTGTAATTTTGAATTGCTTGAGTGGCAGATGAAGAGGATTTTCTGTCGTGGTCAGAAGCCCCGGAATAGGTTTGCCGTAATGGTCAAATACTATTTGAGGTTTGTGGTCCTGGCGTTGATTATGTGGCTTGTGATTGCCGAGAAGCTGGTCAAGCCCCTGCCTTTTGCTGCAGGGCTTTTCCTGCTGGGGATAAGTTTCGTCGTGGTGGCCTTTGAGATGTTCATAAAACAGGCTTTGGGAAGAGAGGTGTGAGAAATGGAACATCCGGTTTTGTTTTTACCCATGCTGCTTCAAAAGCTCGGATTACCGGTGGTTCTGAGTGCCGACGAAGCCCAGACGTTTTTACAGAAACTGCTGTTACCCCACGTTATCTACACGTGGTTGCTGATGGTTCTGTTGATCTCCGTTGGCTGGGCCGTGGGCAGGAAGATAGAGCTTGTTCCCGAAGGAGGGCAGAACTTTTTTGAGACCGTTCTCGGTGGGCTTGAGGACTTCATGGTGGGAATTGTCGGAGAAGAGGGGCGCTTTGTGTTTCCTCTTATAGCTTCACTTGCTCTTTTTATACTTTGCAGTAACTACATGGGTATGATTCCGGGATTTTATGCTCCTACGGCAAATCTCAATACAACTCTGGCCTGTGCAATCATCGTTGTGGTTTACACTCATGTAATCGGAGTAAAGTTTCACGGCCTTAAGTATATAAAGCATTTTATGGGACCGGTTCTGTGGCTGGTGCCTTTGATGATGCCCATCGAAATCATAGGCCATCTTGCAAGGGTTATGAGTCTTTCCATCCGTCTTTTTGGGAACATCTTTGGTGAAGAGCTGGTTCTGGCTATTCTGTTCTTCCTTGCCGGCATGTATCTGGCTCCCCTGCCAATGATGGTGCTGGGGTTGTTCACGGGCTTTATTCAGGCTTTCATATTTTGCGTGCTTTCCATGATGTATTTTGCCGGAGCGATGGAAGAAGCACACTAGGTTTTGGAAGGAAGGCCGGAGGTGTTGGTGGTTTATAGATTTTTCAAACTCAATCAATTAAATCAAAGGAGGTACGGTGTTATGCTTCGTAGGACTGGGTTGTTGACGGTGCTCTTCTCGCTTGGTTTTGCTGCTCTGGCGTGTGCTGCAGAGGAAGCCGGTGTGGGTGCAGATGTTACGGTAACGGGATTGAAGTTCTTCTCCTGGTCGGCTCTTGCAGCAGCCGTCGCTATTACCTTCGCAGCAGCCGGTTGTGGTGTCGGTCAGGGACTTGCCGTGAAGGGATCGGTTGAGGGTGTTGCCAGGAACCCTGAGGCATCCGGTAAGATCACGGTTACGATGTTGATCGGTCTGGCGATGATTGAGTCCCTGACGATTTACGCACTGGTTGTGGCGTTGATTCTGATCTACGCAAACCCGGTGAGCAAGCTTATTCAGGGATTTATCGGTCTCGCCGGCCACTAAAGAATCAGCGGGTTTTTTAACGAGGGCCGGTTACAGGGTGAGGGGGGGATGTGAATCTTCCGCTCACCCTGTTTTCAAAAAGCGATTTTTAGAGGTTGTGGTTTTATGAAGTTTACGAAGATTCCGCTGGCCACGATAAACCGACTGTCCGTTTATCTGAGGGTGCTGGAAGACCTTCTTGAAGACAATACGGACGTCATATCTTCTGAAAGGCTGGCGCGTCACTGTGGGGTGAATCCCGCGCAGATCAGGAAAGACCTTGCCTATTTCGGAGAGTTCGGGGTTCGAGGTGTGGGTTATCGGGTTGTGGATCTCATTTCGCAGATAAAAGAAATTCTCGGCCTGAACCGAACCTGGAACCTGGCAATGGTTGGAGTAGGTAACCTGGGGTCTGCCCTCATAAGACACGGAAACTTCATTAAACATGGTTATGTCTTCGCCGCAGCCTTTGATATAGATCCTGAAAAGGTGGGGAAGAAGCTACCAAACGGGCTAATAATCAACCATGTTGATGAGCTCGAAGAGGTTGTAAAAGAAAGGAATATTCATATAGGGGTTATTGCCACGCCTGCCAGTGCAGCTCAAAGCGTTGCCAATCAGCTCATTCTTGCGGGTATAAACGGGATATTGAACTTTGCTCCCGTGCAGATTCAGGTACCCGACTGCTGTCACGTGGAAAACATTGACTTTACCATCAAGCTTGACAGTATAGCCTATCATCTCTCCACAAATTTCTAAATTTATAATCCGCTGTTTTCCTTTAAAAGTCTGTCCATGGGTATGTATGTTGCGTTCATGCGCTGTGAAATGATGTAACCATATCCCATGGCCATGGGGTCCAATTCCGTGTCCACGTATACGGCCTGGATTCCTTTGCGGCGTATTTCACGGGCCAGAGCTAAAGTTTCTTCCAGCGGATCGGAGCCGTAACAGCTCACGTTGGGGCGTCCGTCGGAGAAGACCATTATTACCGGTACGGCTTCGGGATTTTTTTGCATTTCCTGATTAAGGTGCTTGAGAGCAAGACTCAGGCCCTTTGCCAGAGGAGTCCTTCCCCCAACGGGTAGTTCTTCAACTCTGGATATGGCGTCGTGCATGTTGTGAGTCAGGGGAAGCAGGACCTCGGCATCGGTATGCCTGAAGGTAATGATTCCGAGTTTGTCTCGGTGTAAATACATGTCCCGTATAAGGGCTTCGATTATACCCTTGGTCCTGCTCATTCGATTATTGGTTCTCATGGAAGCACTGGAGTCGATGACAAGCATAAGGGTAAGTCCCGTTTTCCGACGCCGCCTGTTAAACCTCAAATCCTGGCTTTTTATTACGACTTTGCCGTTCATACCTCTTTTAAGCTGGTATGGTGCGGCCGCACGGAGTGTACCGGATAGGGAGAGGTCGAAGTCCCGGTCCTGAGGACCGGGCAGCCGAAGTCCTGAACAGATGCCCGATTTGTGGCGCGAAGGAAAGGGGAACCTCCTGCCAGGGTGTGATCCGGGTTGGATGCGATACCAGGGAATTTGAGGAATGACGGGTATATGAGATCCGGGGCAGAGATGGGTTACGCAGGAAAGAGGCGATGCGGCCGATACTTTATCTTTGGTATGAGGCGGTTTGTTCTGATAAAGAGGTTTCCATTCTCCTGATGTTCTGTCCTGATGAGTTTCGTGCTGGTCTATCAGTTGCACAAGCTTTTCTTCGTCGAATTCTTTGCGTTCGAGGGGGTTTTTCTTGACCCTGTGAGGCAGGCTGAGCCTTGCGGCCATGTGGATGTCTTCTTTTCCGACCTCCGATTTTTCCTTTAGAGCCGCATGTGCTCTGGCCGCTTTAACAATGGTAATCTCGGCTCTGTGCCCGTCTGTTTCCATCGCCATTGCCAGGCGGGCGGCAAGCTCGTACATTTCATCGGGTATAATGATGCGGTTAAGATTTTCTCTTGCCCGCCTGATAACTTCTCTAAGCCGGGTATCTTCGGCCGCCCACTGCTTTCTGAAACCCTCCGGGTCGGTTTCAAAGGCAATGCGGCGCTTTATTATTTCGAGCCTTTCTTCCACGGATGCCGCAGCTTTCACGGAAACACAAAGGCCAAAGCGGTCAAGGAGCTGGGGTCTCAGGTCTCCCTCCTCGGGGTTCATGGTCCCTACCAGAACAAAGCGGCTTGCGTGAGTAAAGCTTATACCCTCTCGTTCGACGATATTGACCCCCGACGCCGCAACGTCGAGTAGAAGATCGACGATCTGATCGTTCAGCAGGTTTACCTCATCGACGTAGAGTATGCCTCTATGGGCTTCCGCCAGCAGGCCCGGTTCGAAGGCCTTTTTTCCTTTTTTTATGGCTTCCTCGATGTCAATTGTTCCCAGTAGTCGGTCTTCTGTAGTTCCTATGGGAAGGTTGACCAGGCGAATAGGTCGCTGAACTACGGCCAGGGTTTCTCCATTGCGTACCCTATCCCGACAAAGAGGGCACAGGCTGTCGGTGTCGTCAGGATCACACTGGAAGGGACAGTTTTTAACAACCCTTATTTCGGGCAGAAGGTCTATAAGGGCTCGAACTCCTGTTGATTTTGCAGTACCCCGTTCTCCTTTTATCAGAACCCCGCCTATGGACGGATCGATTACGTTGAGAAGAAGTGCGGTCTTCATCAATTCCTGACCTACCAGAGCCGAAAAAGGATACCTGATTTTTTCCATCGATCCCAGTACCCCTCAATTTCTTGTGAAAAAATTTTTTTGAGTTGTTGCTGCCGCTGTCAGATAACACTTCAGGCCGTGATGGTCAAGCCTTCTGCGCCGTGTCATGTTGAATTCCTAAAACCCTGAGAGGTTCTTAGTGCCGCTTGCAAAAGTGACTGCGCTGTGGTAGCTAACTTTGCCGCTTAATGTAATAAACCGGCTCTGCGCCAGGCTAAAACAGATTATCAGGAGACATTAAAACCGATGGCCTGTATAGCTCCGCTAAGGGGAATTCGCTACAACGAAAAGGTGATCGATCGGTGGGAAAACATCATCACGCCCCCTTATGATGTTATAAGCCCTCAAGAACGTGAAGATTTCCGAAAACGCAGTGAATATAACTTCGTTCATCTGGATTTACCTCGTGACCTGGGCGAAAGTACTGATGGGGATGCCCCTTACCGAAAGGCAGCCGATCTTTATAAAAAGTGGCTCAACAGTGGCATACTCATTCAGGATCTGGAGCCTTGCTTCTACTATTATGAACTGGACTTTACACTGCCCCATGATGCCGCTTTGCATACCCGTAAGGGTTTTATCTGCCTTTTGAAGCTTGAGGAGTTCTTTTCGGGATATGTCTACCCTCACGAAAGAACTTTTTCCAGGGTTAAGGAAGACAGGCTGAAGCTGATGCAATATTGTAAGGCTCAGTTTAGCCCCGTCTTTGCCCTTTATTCCGATCCAGACGACTACGTAACGGATCTGTTTGAAGCCTCTGAAAAAGGCGAACCGCTCGTTCGGTTTCGAGATGTTCAGGGAATGAATCACAGGATCTGGAAACTCTCTGACCCGGGTGTTTTGAAGAGGATCGGTGAATTTTTCCGGGATCGGGATATTTTCATTGCCGACGGTCATCATAGATACGAAACCGCTCTGGCCTACAGGGATTTGAAACGCTCGGAGTTGAGGAATCATAACGATCCGACGATGCCCCATGAGTACTGTCTGATGTACCTTTCTGCAATGGAAAATCCCGGACTTACCATCCTGCCCACCCACAGGATGTTCGTATCTTTTCCCGTTGAAAGGTGGGATTACTTCCTGGAGAAAGCCGGGGAATTTTTTGAAGTCGAAAAAGTTGACTGTACGGATGAAGGTCTGGAAGTTGTTAGGCAGGGTTTAAAGGAGGCTCTTGCAGATTCCAGGACGGCTTTTGGTTGTGCCTGTAGAGATAGAGGATCTCTGGCTCTTCTTATGGGAAGGACGGAGAGTATATTTGCTTACCTGAGGGACTCCGGCGTGGCTCCCTGTTTCTACGATGTAGATGTGGTTATTCTGGATAGGTTGGTTTTCGGTGAGCTTCTCGAGTTGCCGGTTTCCTTACTGGAAGACGAGAGGGTTCTGCACTTCTGTCGCGATATTGATGAAGCCTTTAAGTCCTTGCAGGATGGTTCTTATTCGGCCGGTTTTTTCATAAATCCTACCAGGATTGAACAGGTCTGCAGGGTTGCAAAATCCGGCTACACGATGCCTCACAAGGCAACCTACTTCCATCCAAAGGTCGTGAGCGGACTTGTGCTGTTTTCCATGGACGAATCAGAAAAAATTGCCGGGTTCAATTAAAATCGTTTGTTCCCGTAGAAAACAGATGGAAATTACACGGGATACTCTTTTTGGAGGGCGGCTGGTTGTTTATCAGAGAAGAAGAGGTTACCGATTTTCCGTTGATTCGGTAATTCTTGCAGGTCTTACCCGTGTAAAGGATGGTGATGTTGTCCTGGATCTCGGTTGTGGTTGTGGTGTCGTTGGGCTTATACTTCTTTACCGCCATCCCGGGGTGAAGGTCATAGGGGTTGAAATTCAGGAGTCTTTGTATGAACTTGCCGACATGAATATCAGAGAAAACGGATACCACGGAAGAATGATTCTTCACAGGGGTGACTTTCGTGATATAGATAAATTCCTGGATCCGGAAAGCGTTGATCTTGTTGTTTCCAATCCACCTTACCGTCGGGTGAATACCGGACGGTTGAATCCTGATGAAGAGAAAGCGGTGGCACGTCATGAGCTTTTTGCAACCATCGACGATGTTTTTTCCGTTGCGGCAAGGGTACTGAAACCAAAAGGCAGGGTGTCTTTGATTTATCCGGCTTTCCGGCTTGATGACCTGATAGTTTCGGCGTGGAAACGGGGGTTTCGCCCGAAGCGACTTACCGTGATTTATTCGGATTCCGAAAGTCCGGGCATGCTTGTACACGCCGAATGTGTCAAGGGAGCCGGTCAGGAAGTACGGATTGCGCCGCCCTTTTGCATTTATGAAAGAGATTCAAAGAATTATACTCCGGAAATGCAGAAGTTTTATGAACCCTAGTTAAAATTTAGCCTGTTTGCGGAGGAGGGTTTAAGAATGGATTTAGGGCTTAAGGGAAAGGTTGCTTTTGTGGCGGGTGCCAGCCAGGGGCTGGGGAAGGCCGTGGCTATGGAGTTGGGGCGTGAAGGAGCAAGGCTTGCCATATGTGCTTTGGACGATCCCGAGCTTCCAAGGGCTGTGGAAGAGATCAAGGGACAAACTGGAGCTGAAGTGATAGGAATACCTGCCGATGTAAGCCGCCCGGAAGAAGCGCGGGATTTTGTCAGGAAGGCTCTTGAATATTACGGAACTGTTGACATTCTGGTAAACAACGCCGGGGGGCCGCCTTCGAAACAGTTTCTGGAAATCGACGATGATCTGTGGGAGTTTGGCTTTCGTCTGAATCTCCTGAGCACGATCGTAATGACCCGAGAAGTTGTGCCCGTAATGAAGGAGAAACGCTGGGGCAGAATAATCAACATGACCTCCATATCGGTCAAGCAACCCATTGACGGGCTTATCCTTTCCAACACGATACGTATGGGAG
This sequence is a window from Thermodesulforhabdus norvegica. Protein-coding genes within it:
- a CDS encoding Rne/Rng family ribonuclease — encoded protein: MPCELIINAASYETRVALVEDGHVAEFYIERRSDKTIVGNIYKGRVVKILPGMQSAFVDIGLPKAAFLYVGDVCFTPDEVFMDAFVDEMENGVDKDEGVSLETGFDRERPSCVPIEDRLREGQEILVQISKEPLGNKGARVTTHLTIPGRHLVLMPMVRHVGVSRRIEDETERENLREMVRSMKPPEYGFIVRTAAEGADREKLKAEMEFLLKLWEGIQKRAAASPVPSLVHRELDIVLRAVRDLFTREVERVVVDSEREYNRIIRFVDSFMPSLKYSVELYNGSRPIFEAYGIDVEIQRALNKKVWLKSGGYIVIETTEALTAIDVNTGRYVGKRNFDETILKTNLEAVKEIAYQLRLRNIGGIIIIDFIDMEKGADRERVFQALVEAVKKDRSKTKVLRMSDFGLVEMTRKRTRESLARLLQEPCPYCDGTGYVKSRQTVCHEILRALERERKELLGRKVLIRAHPDVVALFYDDERQAFEEAEEALMGRIYLKGEPDFHVEQYTIEPLDASTKEGGLSEA
- a CDS encoding TIGR03960 family B12-binding radical SAM protein, whose protein sequence is MDLLKVEKPGRYVGMEYSFCKKRWGDASVRWVLVFPDVYEVGLSHLGLRIIYHRLNSLEGVLADRAYTPWPDMERYLRSRKDPLLSIEQRAPLSSFDFVGFSLQYELSYTNILTVLDLSGIPLRAAERSERDPLVVAGGSCVFHAEPVAEVFDLMVIGEGEEVVVELVELYRKWKKEGGTRRGFLEEARSIPGVYVPAFFSPVYSPAGRLADIKPLFPDYTGVSKRIVADLDGGSIDAEGDIIPVMGIVHDRLTVEIARGCTRGCRFCQAGYIYRPVRELSPGRVIERVLRGVEKTGYEEASLLSLSTGDYSAIQVLLPLITKMLEKYRTAVSLPSLRVGTLTEEMIGAIKRVRKTGFTLAPEAGSERLRRVINKDISTDELMTTAEKVFKSGWKLLKLYFMIGLPAEREDDLEGIVSLCRELWKLGKPHRARLNVSVSTFVPKPHTPFQWCGQASREVIAEKLAYLKDRLRRFRGVTLKWHDPGQSFWEAVMARGDRRLFDVILRAWEKGARMDGWTEQFRENIWYEAAADFGISPGEYALRSIAFEEVLPWDHLSTLVDKQYIFEEYGKALSGEYTGDCRYRGCTGCGVCDFREIKPVIWGNDSLKLELERKYEKERMHLDGEVGEFWYRFYYVKTDLARFFSQTDLQRLLARAARRAAIPLAYSKGFHPHPRISFVDAVPVGMESLCETGYLALTHKMDPEEILKRWNSELPGSVEIARVCEVQGKPTIHIPEEMWYRVEGLGDEEVLTLSRWLNSLSDNDILEVPKAKGIRKVLLKDVMMVMEFTGKNSILVGLRTKEGLIVRPQHILRHAGIDEERIAELRMVKVGYERPRELTHEVFNAL
- a CDS encoding chloride channel protein, whose protein sequence is MSVIVAIARKLESRRSVKWIVYGSIIGVVSALGAAFFFVCLEWGKFFCFEYLAGFKLTHPAGEHLVRREVSTEFRRWLMVLLPAIGGLISGFIVYTWAPEAEGHGTDAMIDAFHNRKGLVRWRVPYVKSLASIVTLATGGSAGREGPIAQIGSGFGSWLAQVLNLSARDRRIMLLAGCAGGLGAIFRAPIGGALTAVEVLYREDFESEAIVPCVISSVVAYSLFTTAFGFQPIFDIPHVRFTNPKELLLYAMLALICVPFGFLYVKFFYGLRDRFFRPLPLKNHFKPALGGLVVGLIGLGFPQVLSGGYGTIQQALYGQLSVSLMFALAFMKIMATSFTISSGGSGGVFGPSLYIGAMIGGAVGHLGNILFPGVVSHPGAFALVGMGAFFAGVAKAPLGALMMVSEMTQGYGLLVPLIFASTITMILSQKWHLYEKQVLNKFASPAHRAEAVVNVLQGLTVRDVCPTDRSVTMLPIDMTLGELKRLMARTDETFFPVVDQSFRLKGILALPRIRGVVLEEDVLSDLVVVGELMSDPVFIRWDESLDQVLIKFLKSGYYRLPVINDAGEFEGMFGLDELVSAYHSEITRLKGEE